A genome region from Arachis duranensis cultivar V14167 chromosome 6, aradu.V14167.gnm2.J7QH, whole genome shotgun sequence includes the following:
- the LOC110272383 gene encoding patatin-like protein 2 encodes MPSMSSVQRSKSCVELQPPTYGNLITILSIDGGGVRGIIPATILEFLESHLQELDGEDARLADYFDVISGTSTGGLVTAMLTAPDQNNRPLFAAKDIKPFYLEHCPKIFPQPRGLGATLMAKMIRQLGGPKYDGKYLHGVVKEKLGDIRLHETITNVVIPTFDIKCLQPIIFSSYQIKSWPCLDAKLSDICISTSAAPTYLPAHHFTNKDSKGNNVHEFNLVDGGVCANNPTLVAMNQLTKQMIDENVDFFPIKPSDYSRFLIISIGTGTAKNEEKFNAKVAAKWGLLDWLTQGGSTPLIDVFSQSSSDMVDFHIATLTRALHSEENYLRIQDDTLIGNDSSVDISTKENLERLCQIGDNLLKKPVSRVNLENGQIEPLENGGTNEEALKRFAKILSQERRLRDMRSPHTKKASYN; translated from the exons ATGCCAAGTATGTCATCCGTTCAGAGGTCAAAATCATGTGTTGAACTTCAGCCCCCAACTTATGGGAACTTAATTACCATTCTTAGCATTGATGGAGGTGGTGTTAGGGGCATTATTCCAGCTACCATTCTTGAATTCCTTGAATCTCATCTTCAG GAGCTAGATGGTGAAGATGCAAGACTTGCAGATTATTTTGATGTGATATCAGGAACAAGTACTGGAGGACTTGTAACTGCAATGTTAACTGCTCCAGATCAAAATAATCGTCCCCTTTTTGCTGCTAAAGATATCAAACCATTTTATTTGGAACACTgtccaaaaatttttccacaACCTAG AGGCTTAGGTGCAACATTGATGGCAAAGATGATAAGACAATTGGGAGGACCAAAATATGATGGAAAATACTTGCATGGAGTGGTTAAAGAGAAACTTGGAGACATTCGTTTGCATGAGACAATCACCAATGTTGTCATTCCCACCTTTGACATCAAATGTTTACAACCAATTATTTTCTCATCATACCAG ATTAAGAGTTGGCCTTGCTTGGATGCTAAACTCTCAGACATATGCATTAGCACCTCCGCTGCACCTACTTATCTGCCTGCCCATCACTTCACCAACAAAGATTCAAAAGGAAATAATGTACATGAATTCAACCTCGTTGATGGTGGTGTTTGTGCTAATAATCCG ACTTTAGTTGCCATGaatcaattaacaaagcaaaTGATAGATGAAAATGTTGATTTCTTTCCAATAAAACCTTCGGACTATAGTCGGTTCTTAATAATTTCAATAGGAACTGGAACAgccaaaaatgaagaaaaattcAATGCAAAAGTTGCAGCTAAATGGGGGCTATTGGATTGGTTAACTCAAGGTGGTTCCACTCCCTTAATTGATGTTTTCTCTCAATCAAGTTCTGATATGGTTGATTTCCATATAGCTACTCTCACTCGAGCACTTCATTCAGAAGAAAATTACCTCCGGATACAG GATGACACATTGATTGGAAATGATTCTTCGGTTGATATTTCTACTAAGGAGAATTTGGAGAGACTTTGCCAAATTGGTGATAATTTGTTGAAGAAACCGGTTTCTAGGGTTAATTTAGAGAATGGTCAAATTGAACCCTTAGAAAATGGAGGAACCAATGAAGAAGCTCTCAAAAG GTTTGCAAAAATATTATCACAAGAGAGGAGACTTCGTGACATGAGATCCCCTCATACTAAGAAGGCATCATACAACTAA
- the LOC107495855 gene encoding patatin-like protein 2, which produces MQGISVERSHSSVEQIQPPTYGNLITILSIDGGGIRGIIPATILEFLESQFQELDGEDARLADYFDVISGTSTGGLVTAMLTAPDQNNRPLFAAKDIKPFYLEHCPKIFPQPRGLCKTLLAKVIKSLLRGPKYDGKYLHKVVREKLGDISLNETITNVVIPTFDIKSLQPTIFSSYQIKSSPSLDAKLSDICISTSAAPTYLPAHHFTTKDANGNPHEFNLIDGGVCANNPTLVAMNQVTKQILDENVDFFPIKAAEYRRFLIISIGTGTAKNEEKFNAKMAAKWGLLDWFIHSGSTPLIDVFSQSSGDMADFHLATLTQALHLEHNYLRIQDDTLTGTDASVDISTKKNLERLSQIGENLLKKSVSRINLENGRFEPIKNGGTNEDALKRFAKILSQERSLRDVRSPHTKKTHR; this is translated from the exons ATGCAAGGTATATCCGTTGAGAGATCACACTCAAGTGTTGAACAAATTCAGCCCCCAACTTATGGGAACTTAATTACCATTCTCAGCATTGATGGAGGTGGTATTAGGGGCATTATTCCAGCTACCATTCTTGAATTCCTTGAATCTCAATTTCAG GAGTTAGATGGTGAAGATGCAAGACTCGCAGACTATTTTGATGTGATATCAGGAACAAGCACTGGAGGCCTTGTAACTGCTATGTTAACTGCTCCAGATCAAAATAATCGTCCACTTTTTGCTGCTAAAGATATCAAACCATTTTACTTGGAACACTGTCCAAAAATTTTCCCACAACCTAG GGGGCTATGTAAAACATTACTGGCAAAGGTAATAAAATCATTGCTGAGAGGACCAAAGTATGATGGGAAATACTTACATAAAGTGGTTAGAGAGAAGCTTGGAGACATTAGTTTAAATGAGACAATTACCAATGTTGTCATTCCCACTTTTGATATCAAGTCCTTGCAACCAACTATATTCTCATCTTATCAg ATTAAGAGTAGTCCTAGCTTGGATGCTAAATTATCCGATATATGCATTAGCACATCAGCTGCACCAACCTATCTCCCTGCTCATCACTTCACTACCAAAGATGCAAATGGAAATCCACATGAATTCAATCTCATCGATGGTGGTGTTTGTGCCAATAATCCG ACATTAGTTGCGATGAATCAAGTGACAAAGCAAATTCTTGATGAAAATGTTGATTTCTTTCCAATCAAGGCTGCGGAATATCGTCggtttttaataatttcaatagGAACTGGGACAgccaaaaatgaagaaaaattcAATGCAAAAATGGCAGCAAAATGGGGGCTTTTGGATTGGTTTATTCATAGTGGCTCCACTCCTCTAATTGATGTTTTCTCTCAATCAAGTGGTGATATGGCTGATTTTCATTTAGCTACTCTCACTCAAGCACTTCATTTAGAACATAATTACCTTCGAATTCAG GATGACACATTGACTGGAACTGATGCTTCCGTTGACATTTCCACCAAAAAGAATTTGGAGAGGCTTAGTCAAATTGGTGAAAATTTATTGAAGAAATCAGTCTCTAGGATTAATTTAGAGAATGGTAGGTTTGAGCCAATCAAAAATGGAGGAACAAATGAAGATGCACTCAAAAG GTTTGCCAAAATACTTTCGCAAGAGAGAAGTCTTCGTGACGTGAGATCCCCACACACTAAAAAGACCCATCGCTAG